The sequence GCCCCCTATTTATTTTGTATAATATCCTTTTATTATACTATAAAAATGGGCCTATGCATATTATTCCCTTAGTTGCGCTCCTAAATTGGTTTCCAATCCATTTAATATTTTCTTTACCGCTTTATTTACCTCTTCTTCCTTAAGGGTTCTATCAGTGGCCCTAAAGGTTATGGAATAAGCAACAGATTTATATCCTTCTTCTATTTGTTTTCCTTTATATACATCAAAAAGTTCATAGGATTCTAGGTTTTTGCCTCCCCTTTGCTTAATTACATTTTCTATGTCTTTTACCAATATTTCATCCTTAACTAACATTGCAATATCCCTTGATACTGCAGGATATTTAGGAAGGGGCTTATATTCCCTATCAAGGTTAGCAGCCTTTAATATATCAGGTACATCTATAACTCCTACATATACCCTAGCTTCTATATCATAACTTTCTGATACCATTGGATGAAGTTCGCCTAAATACCCTATTTCCTTATTATTTATAGATATCGCCGCAGTACGGCCAGGATGCATCCAAGATAAATCCCGCTTTAAACTGTATTCTACTTTTTCAGCCATTCCTAATGTCTCAAAAAGTGCTTCTATGGCTCCTTTTAGGTCATAGAAGTCTCCCTTTCCATACATACCAATAGTAAGTTTTCCTCTTTCATCGGGAAGTTCTGTAAGGGGTAGGGATTTAGGAATGTATACCTTTGCTAATTCATATAAACAAGCTTCTTCATTCCTTCTATTGTAGTTAGTGGACAAAGAACTAAGGATACCATTTAATGTTTGGGTCCTCATTACACTAAAGTCTTCTCCTAAAGGATTGGAAATAGTTATTGCATTACGAAGTATGCTGTCTTTACCGATATTTAATCTATCAAATACCTTGGGACTTTCAAAAGAATAATTCATGATTTCATAAAATCCTTGACCCTCCATGACTTCCTTAATAACATACTCCACCTTTTGGCTATAGGATTTCTTACCAACCGTTGGGGTTCCTGTTTCTAGTGTAGTTTCTATCTTATCATATCCATACAATCTTGCAACTTCTTCTGCTAAGTCTGCATTACCTTCTATATCAGGACGGAATGTGGGTATGATTACAGATTTGGTGTTTTTATCTACTATAAATTCCAGAGAGGTCAAATACCCCATCATTTCATCTTCAGAAATATTTGTACCGAGAAGCTCATTAATCTTTTCTGCGGAATAGGGAATAGTCTTAGCTTCTCTCTTGTTCGGATACACATCGACAATTCCCCCTACAATTTCTCCTGCTCCTAGTTCCACTACCAATTGTGCTGCCCTATTTAAGGCATCTCCTACAAGATTGGGATCTAATCCTTTTGAATATTTAATGGATGCATCGGTTCTAAGCCCGAGCTTTTTAGCTGTAACTCTTACATTTGCTCCATTAAAATTAGCGGATTCAAAAAGTATTGTGCTACTTTCTTCTGTTACCTTAGATTCTTCTCCTCCCATGACCCCAGCTATAGCTATAGGTTTTCCACCATTGGTGATTAAAAGCATGGATTCATCTAAGTTTCTTCCTTCCCCATCTAGTGTCATGGTTTTCTCTCCGGGCTTTGCGTTTCGGACAACTATTTTCTTGCTTTCTAATTTTGAGAGATCAAAGGCATGCATGGGCTGACCCATTTCAAGCATAACGTAGTTAGTTATATCTACGATATTGTTAATTGGTCTAACCCCTGCTGCTAACAGTCTTTGCCTCATCCATTTAGGAGATGGTCCTACCTTAACATTTTTAATAACTCTTGCTG comes from Candidatus Epulonipiscium sp. and encodes:
- a CDS encoding phenylalanine--tRNA ligase subunit beta, with the translated sequence MNIPMSWLKDYTPINSDIKSYIDAMTMSGSKVETYVELGKEITNVVVGKILSIDSHPDADKLVVTKVDTGKETLQIVTGADNISVGDYVPIALNGSTLPGGIKIKTGKLRGVESQGMMCSIEELGFEKEDYSDAPEDGIYILSKECTPGKDIKDIFGLNDIVVEYEVTSNRSDCFSVIGIAREAAATFRVPFGYPEIFVQENEENVSDYIDIEIQNAKLCPRYAARVIKNVKVGPSPKWMRQRLLAAGVRPINNIVDITNYVMLEMGQPMHAFDLSKLESKKIVVRNAKPGEKTMTLDGEGRNLDESMLLITNGGKPIAIAGVMGGEESKVTEESSTILFESANFNGANVRVTAKKLGLRTDASIKYSKGLDPNLVGDALNRAAQLVVELGAGEIVGGIVDVYPNKREAKTIPYSAEKINELLGTNISEDEMMGYLTSLEFIVDKNTKSVIIPTFRPDIEGNADLAEEVARLYGYDKIETTLETGTPTVGKKSYSQKVEYVIKEVMEGQGFYEIMNYSFESPKVFDRLNIGKDSILRNAITISNPLGEDFSVMRTQTLNGILSSLSTNYNRRNEEACLYELAKVYIPKSLPLTELPDERGKLTIGMYGKGDFYDLKGAIEALFETLGMAEKVEYSLKRDLSWMHPGRTAAISINNKEIGYLGELHPMVSESYDIEARVYVGVIDVPDILKAANLDREYKPLPKYPAVSRDIAMLVKDEILVKDIENVIKQRGGKNLESYELFDVYKGKQIEEGYKSVAYSITFRATDRTLKEEEVNKAVKKILNGLETNLGAQLRE